Proteins from a single region of Punica granatum isolate Tunisia-2019 chromosome 8, ASM765513v2, whole genome shotgun sequence:
- the LOC116188258 gene encoding uncharacterized protein LOC116188258 isoform X7, which produces MQWDSNVTAFSVIRGTTYMYVGDENGLVCVLKYDVGERKLIQLPYLVPAESIAEAAAISVPPHKSVVGVLPQPLSEGNRLLIAYEHGLIVLWDVSQNQAMLVKSCKDIQLKDQAVIDLSKEAKSDSVGDVSEDEQMDKDISSLCWASSDGSIVAVGYVDGDIMLWNLSSSAFLKSPQAAKPSNDSVKLQLSSSDRRLPVIILHWSAIRERGTQGGKLFVYGGAEIGSEEVLTILNLDWSRGIQNVKCVGRTDITLNGSFADMVLVPPTDEREGVHSSSPLILTNPGQLHFYDEDCLSALFHQERRATVSPLPYEMAVPTVEPQMTVSKLGPVPKDEKFSESLYELVQAAKRCMEDDLTNGDTRWPIYGGIPNRLPLMEDYHIERIYAAGYRDGSVRLWDATSPALSQIYVLEPECLFMEICLIQVKDVEMADANAAVSALDICSINLYLAVGNEFGLVRLYNLAGTSDPEGLRVVSATVTEVHEVQQEDGPRCIALFSLLKSPIRAIDFANSGTRLLVGFESGQVAVIDTTALSLLNLTDAISSSSAIISLCANSFSDSKRNSPGDTEPSDLNSTEKSVTFVLTEDVSIAVLDSAKGNLIESQSFWPEKKSTAISLNLIEGNYPIPEVSGETHTSSSKRTEAKEGPEWSNIHDEDSYCEDAPAGLRIKSYALLCCEDSITLYALKSPFQIDDNFVQKVDLVKPCSWTMILRKDERDYALVVLYQTGELEIRSLPNLEVICESSFGSLLRWSFKTNMDKTLSFTENGQITLVNGCEFACISLLASENNFRIPQSLPCLHDEVLAAAADASINSSLDGKKSQLLPQGTNARGLLDTVLRSLEGKGDSNSGLMKVDCTNPAHLDSIFSKPLSLGSSTDATPDQEVIELNIDDIHIDGPVTISSSYQKPDKDAKADIKPEKERLFEGSSTYEKPRMRTREEIVAKYRKTPAGDAHAAASQARDKLAERGEKLEKMRERTEELQDGAQDFASMAGELARRMENRKWWNMF; this is translated from the exons GTATGTAGGAGACGAGAATGGGTTGGTGTGTGTCTTAAAGTATGATGTGGGCGAGCGAAAGCTTATCCAGCTCCCTTACCTTGTTCCTGCAGAATCTATTGCAG AAGCAGCTGCTATTTCAGTGCCTCCTCATAAATCTGTTGTTGGAGTTCTTCCTCAGCCGTTGTCTGAGGGAAATAG ACTGCTGATTGCATATGAGCACGGACTGATTGTACTCTGGGATGTCTCTCAAAATCAGGCGATGTTAGttaaaagctgtaaagatatTCAATTGAAGGATCAGGCAGTGATCGATCTGTCTAAAGAGGCAAAAAGTGATTCTGTGGGGGATGTATCTGAAGATGAGCAGATGGACAAAGATATTAGTTCTCTTTGCTGGGCATCCTCTGATGGATCCATTGTTGCTGTGGGCTATGTAGATGGTGACATAATGTTATGGAACTTGTCTAGTTCTGCATTTCTCAAAAGTCCGCAGGCTGCCAAACCATCAAATGACTCTGTTAAGCTGCAGTTATCATCAAGTGACAGAAGACTTCCAGTAATTATTTTACATTGGTCTGCCATCAGAGAACGCGGTACTCAGGGTGGCAAACTCTTTGTTTATGGTGGTGCTGAAATTGGTTCTGAAGAAGTTCTCACG ATTCTGAATCTCGATTGGTCCCGTGGAATACAGAATGTAAAATGTGTTGGTCGTACTGACATCACACTAAATGGTTCTTTTGCGGATATGGTGTTGGTACCACCTACAGATGAAAGGGAGGGAGTCCACAGCAGTTCCCCTCTTATATTGACAAATCCTGGTCAATTGCATTTTTATGATGAGGACTGTCTCTCTGCCTTATTTCATCAAGAAAGAAGAGCTACAGTTTCTCCACTTCCATATGAAATGGCCGTTCCTACTGTTGAGCCACAAATGACTGTAAGCAAGCTTGGTCCTGTACCCAAGGATGAGAAGTTTTCAGAGTCCCTCTATGAG ttAGTCCAAGCTGCAAAACGTTGCATGGAAGATGATCTGACAAATGGGGATACAAGATGGCCTATATATGGTGGAATTCCTAATCGACTTCCTCTCATGGAAGATTATCATATTGAGAGAATATATGCAGCAGGGTATCGAGATGGATCTGTTCGTTTATGGGATGCCACATCTCCTGCTCTTTCCCAGATTTATGTTTTAGAACCTGAG TGTTTGTTTATGGAGATATGTTTGATTCAGGTGAAAGATGTTGAGATGGCAGATGCTAATGCAGCGGTGTCGGCACTTGATATCTGCTCGATCAATTTATATCTGGCTGTTGGAAATGAATTTGGCCTG GTTCGCCTGTACAACCTAGCTGGTACATCAGACCCCGAAGGGTTACGTGTTGTATCTGCAACAGTTACAGAGG TTCATGAGGTACAGCAAGAAGATGGACCTCGTTGCATAGCTTTGTTTTCTCTGCTCAAATCTCCTATTCGTGCCATCGATTTTGCTAATTCTGGGACCAGACTTCTCGTGGGATTTGAATCAGGCCAG GTTGCGGTGATTGACACTACAGCATTATCGCTCTTAAATCTAACAGATGCCATTTCCAGCTCTTCTGCCATTATTTCACTATGTGCGAATTCATTCTCAGACTCTAAAAGGAACAGTCCAGGGGACACTGAACCCAGTGATCTGAACAGCACTGAAAAATCAGTAACATTTGTTTTAACCGAAGATGTATCTATTGCTGTCTTAGATAGTGCCAAAGGCAATTTGATTGAGTCTCAGTCCTTCTGGCCTGAAAAGAAGTCAACTGCCATATCTCTGAATTTAATAG aAGGAAATTATCCCATACCTGAAGTGTCAGGTGAAACTCATACAAGTTCTTCTAAAAGAACTGAAGCAAAAGAAGGCCCTGAATGGTCTAATATCCATGACGAAGACTCCTACTGTGAAGATGCACCTGCTGGCCTGAGAATTAAGTCATATGCTTTACTCTGTTGTGAAGACTCCATAACTTTATACGCTTTGAAGTCTCCTTTTCAG ATTGATGATAACTTTGTTCAAAAAGTTGACCTGGTAAAACCATGCTCCTGGACAATGATCTTGAGAAAAGATGAGAGAGATTATGCACTAGTTGTTCTATATCAGACTGGAGAGCTTGAAATAAG GTCTTTGCCCAATCTCGAAGTAATATGTGAAAGCTCTTTCGGGTCACTTCTGAGATGGAGCTTCAAGACAAACATGGACAAGACATTGTCCTTCACCGAGAATGGGCAAATTACTCTG GTCAATGGGTGTGAATTCGCTTGCATTTCTCTCTTGGCTTCTGAAAATAACTTtag GATTCCGCAGTCTTTGCCTTGCCTCCACGATGAAGTTCTTGCAGCTGCTGCAGATGCAAGCATTAATTCATCTCTTGATGGGAAGAAAAGCCAG TTGTTGCCACAGGGCACCAATGCTCGTGGACTTTTAGACACAGTCCTCAGGAGTCTTGAAGGGAAAGGGGACAGCAACTCGGGTCTCATGAAAGTCGATTGCACAAATCCTGCACACTTGGACAGCATATTCTCTAAGCCTCTTTCTTTAGGGTCGTCGACTGATGCAACACCAGATCAAGAAGTTATCGAACTCAATATAG ATGACATCCATATTGACGGACCTGTAACCATTTCATCATCATACCAAAAGCCTGACAAGGATGCGAAAG CAGATATTAAGCCGGAGAAGGAAAGATTATTTGAAGGATCAAGTACATATGAAAAGCCTCGGATGAGAACACGTGAAGAAATTGTTGCCAAATATCGGAAGACACCTGCTGGG GATGCCCATGCAGCTGCTTCACAAGCTCGGGATAAACTGGCTGAACGTGGAGAAAAACTCGAG AAAATGCGTGAACGCACTGAAGAGCTACAGGATGGAGctcaagacttcgcgtccatggcaGGTGAACTTGCCAGGCGAATGGAGAACCGCAAATGGTGGAACATGTTCTAG
- the LOC116188258 gene encoding uncharacterized protein LOC116188258 isoform X8, translating to MYVGDENGLVCVLKYDVGERKLIQLPYLVPAESIAEAAAISVPPHKSVVGVLPQPLSEGNRLLIAYEHGLIVLWDVSQNQAMLVKSCKDIQLKDQAVIDLSKEAKSDSVGDVSEDEQMDKDISSLCWASSDGSIVAVGYVDGDIMLWNLSSSAFLKSPQAAKPSNDSVKLQLSSSDRRLPVIILHWSAIRERGTQGGKLFVYGGAEIGSEEVLTILNLDWSRGIQNVKCVGRTDITLNGSFADMVLVPPTDEREGVHSSSPLILTNPGQLHFYDEDCLSALFHQERRATVSPLPYEMAVPTVEPQMTVSKLGPVPKDEKFSESLYELVQAAKRCMEDDLTNGDTRWPIYGGIPNRLPLMEDYHIERIYAAGYRDGSVRLWDATSPALSQIYVLEPECLFMEICLIQVKDVEMADANAAVSALDICSINLYLAVGNEFGLVRLYNLAGTSDPEGLRVVSATVTEVHEVQQEDGPRCIALFSLLKSPIRAIDFANSGTRLLVGFESGQVAVIDTTALSLLNLTDAISSSSAIISLCANSFSDSKRNSPGDTEPSDLNSTEKSVTFVLTEDVSIAVLDSAKGNLIESQSFWPEKKSTAISLNLIEGNYPIPEVSGETHTSSSKRTEAKEGPEWSNIHDEDSYCEDAPAGLRIKSYALLCCEDSITLYALKSPFQIDDNFVQKVDLVKPCSWTMILRKDERDYALVVLYQTGELEIRSLPNLEVICESSFGSLLRWSFKTNMDKTLSFTENGQITLVNGCEFACISLLASENNFRIPQSLPCLHDEVLAAAADASINSSLDGKKSQLLPQGTNARGLLDTVLRSLEGKGDSNSGLMKVDCTNPAHLDSIFSKPLSLGSSTDATPDQEVIELNIDDIHIDGPVTISSSYQKPDKDAKADIKPEKERLFEGSSTYEKPRMRTREEIVAKYRKTPAGDAHAAASQARDKLAERGEKLEKMRERTEELQDGAQDFASMAGELARRMENRKWWNMF from the exons GTATGTAGGAGACGAGAATGGGTTGGTGTGTGTCTTAAAGTATGATGTGGGCGAGCGAAAGCTTATCCAGCTCCCTTACCTTGTTCCTGCAGAATCTATTGCAG AAGCAGCTGCTATTTCAGTGCCTCCTCATAAATCTGTTGTTGGAGTTCTTCCTCAGCCGTTGTCTGAGGGAAATAG ACTGCTGATTGCATATGAGCACGGACTGATTGTACTCTGGGATGTCTCTCAAAATCAGGCGATGTTAGttaaaagctgtaaagatatTCAATTGAAGGATCAGGCAGTGATCGATCTGTCTAAAGAGGCAAAAAGTGATTCTGTGGGGGATGTATCTGAAGATGAGCAGATGGACAAAGATATTAGTTCTCTTTGCTGGGCATCCTCTGATGGATCCATTGTTGCTGTGGGCTATGTAGATGGTGACATAATGTTATGGAACTTGTCTAGTTCTGCATTTCTCAAAAGTCCGCAGGCTGCCAAACCATCAAATGACTCTGTTAAGCTGCAGTTATCATCAAGTGACAGAAGACTTCCAGTAATTATTTTACATTGGTCTGCCATCAGAGAACGCGGTACTCAGGGTGGCAAACTCTTTGTTTATGGTGGTGCTGAAATTGGTTCTGAAGAAGTTCTCACG ATTCTGAATCTCGATTGGTCCCGTGGAATACAGAATGTAAAATGTGTTGGTCGTACTGACATCACACTAAATGGTTCTTTTGCGGATATGGTGTTGGTACCACCTACAGATGAAAGGGAGGGAGTCCACAGCAGTTCCCCTCTTATATTGACAAATCCTGGTCAATTGCATTTTTATGATGAGGACTGTCTCTCTGCCTTATTTCATCAAGAAAGAAGAGCTACAGTTTCTCCACTTCCATATGAAATGGCCGTTCCTACTGTTGAGCCACAAATGACTGTAAGCAAGCTTGGTCCTGTACCCAAGGATGAGAAGTTTTCAGAGTCCCTCTATGAG ttAGTCCAAGCTGCAAAACGTTGCATGGAAGATGATCTGACAAATGGGGATACAAGATGGCCTATATATGGTGGAATTCCTAATCGACTTCCTCTCATGGAAGATTATCATATTGAGAGAATATATGCAGCAGGGTATCGAGATGGATCTGTTCGTTTATGGGATGCCACATCTCCTGCTCTTTCCCAGATTTATGTTTTAGAACCTGAG TGTTTGTTTATGGAGATATGTTTGATTCAGGTGAAAGATGTTGAGATGGCAGATGCTAATGCAGCGGTGTCGGCACTTGATATCTGCTCGATCAATTTATATCTGGCTGTTGGAAATGAATTTGGCCTG GTTCGCCTGTACAACCTAGCTGGTACATCAGACCCCGAAGGGTTACGTGTTGTATCTGCAACAGTTACAGAGG TTCATGAGGTACAGCAAGAAGATGGACCTCGTTGCATAGCTTTGTTTTCTCTGCTCAAATCTCCTATTCGTGCCATCGATTTTGCTAATTCTGGGACCAGACTTCTCGTGGGATTTGAATCAGGCCAG GTTGCGGTGATTGACACTACAGCATTATCGCTCTTAAATCTAACAGATGCCATTTCCAGCTCTTCTGCCATTATTTCACTATGTGCGAATTCATTCTCAGACTCTAAAAGGAACAGTCCAGGGGACACTGAACCCAGTGATCTGAACAGCACTGAAAAATCAGTAACATTTGTTTTAACCGAAGATGTATCTATTGCTGTCTTAGATAGTGCCAAAGGCAATTTGATTGAGTCTCAGTCCTTCTGGCCTGAAAAGAAGTCAACTGCCATATCTCTGAATTTAATAG aAGGAAATTATCCCATACCTGAAGTGTCAGGTGAAACTCATACAAGTTCTTCTAAAAGAACTGAAGCAAAAGAAGGCCCTGAATGGTCTAATATCCATGACGAAGACTCCTACTGTGAAGATGCACCTGCTGGCCTGAGAATTAAGTCATATGCTTTACTCTGTTGTGAAGACTCCATAACTTTATACGCTTTGAAGTCTCCTTTTCAG ATTGATGATAACTTTGTTCAAAAAGTTGACCTGGTAAAACCATGCTCCTGGACAATGATCTTGAGAAAAGATGAGAGAGATTATGCACTAGTTGTTCTATATCAGACTGGAGAGCTTGAAATAAG GTCTTTGCCCAATCTCGAAGTAATATGTGAAAGCTCTTTCGGGTCACTTCTGAGATGGAGCTTCAAGACAAACATGGACAAGACATTGTCCTTCACCGAGAATGGGCAAATTACTCTG GTCAATGGGTGTGAATTCGCTTGCATTTCTCTCTTGGCTTCTGAAAATAACTTtag GATTCCGCAGTCTTTGCCTTGCCTCCACGATGAAGTTCTTGCAGCTGCTGCAGATGCAAGCATTAATTCATCTCTTGATGGGAAGAAAAGCCAG TTGTTGCCACAGGGCACCAATGCTCGTGGACTTTTAGACACAGTCCTCAGGAGTCTTGAAGGGAAAGGGGACAGCAACTCGGGTCTCATGAAAGTCGATTGCACAAATCCTGCACACTTGGACAGCATATTCTCTAAGCCTCTTTCTTTAGGGTCGTCGACTGATGCAACACCAGATCAAGAAGTTATCGAACTCAATATAG ATGACATCCATATTGACGGACCTGTAACCATTTCATCATCATACCAAAAGCCTGACAAGGATGCGAAAG CAGATATTAAGCCGGAGAAGGAAAGATTATTTGAAGGATCAAGTACATATGAAAAGCCTCGGATGAGAACACGTGAAGAAATTGTTGCCAAATATCGGAAGACACCTGCTGGG GATGCCCATGCAGCTGCTTCACAAGCTCGGGATAAACTGGCTGAACGTGGAGAAAAACTCGAG AAAATGCGTGAACGCACTGAAGAGCTACAGGATGGAGctcaagacttcgcgtccatggcaGGTGAACTTGCCAGGCGAATGGAGAACCGCAAATGGTGGAACATGTTCTAG